In Paenibacillus sonchi, the genomic stretch CGGTCAGCATTGGCGCAGCCGCAGGCGAAGCTGCGAATCCGGAGGAGATTGCGCAGCTTATGGAACACGCCGATAAGGGGTTGTATTTGGCCAAAACCGGCGGACGCAACAGAGTATCCGGCGCCAGCAGCACATAATAAAGAAGCCCCGCCCACAGCCATAGAAGCTGCAGGCGGGACTTCGGCTAACAGGTTAACCCTTGATGTACATCCGGTTGTAATATTCTTCCAGCATACGTTTGCTCGCGAACTCGGTACGGGTGGTTTCAATGCTTTTGTGCATCATTTGTACCCATTTATTCTTATTCTCGTAGAAGGTTGGGAGTACGCGGTTCAGAAGGGTGTCGTATAAGGCATCGCTGTCGTGCTTATCCAGGACCGCAAAGTCTGTAGTTTCGAAACCGTCACCGATCTGCCAGCCATTCTCACCGTCGATGCAGGCTTCCGGCCACCAGCCGTCGAGGATGGAGCAGTTCAACACGCCATTCATGGCAGCCTTCATGCCGGAGGTTCCGCTGGCTTCCAGCGGACGGCGCGGATTGTTGAGCCAGATATCAGAGCCGCGTGTCAGCATGGCACCAATCGTCATATCGTAATTCTCAAGGAAGACAACGCTCTTCGGATATTTTTTCATCATCGCCACGAGGTTGCTGACGATTTTTTTACCGGTGTCATCCAGCGGATGGGCTTTGCCGGAGAAGACGATTTGAATGCGTCCGCTCTCCAGATAAGGCTCGATAATCTCCGGCTGGGAGAAAATCAGATCGCTGCGTTTGTAAGGTGCAGCCCGCCGGGAGAAGCCGATGAGCAGATTGTCCGCATTCAGCGAGATGCCGGAGCGTTCTTCAATGAAGCTGATCAGCTCGCCTTTGATTTCCTTGTGAGTGGCCCACAGGTCGCCGCCTTCCTCAAAAGCGCGGGTCATCCGTTTATCCACCCAGGTTGGGGTATGAATGGCATTGGTGATGCCGATGATCTCCGATCTGCCGGCGACTTCCTTCCACATCTTATTTGCAGTATCGGCATGGAGCTGGGCCACAGCATTGGAAATACGCGACAGGCGCAGACCGGCCACTGTCATATTGAACGGATCGCCGCCGATCCGCTCCATTTGGGCACGGGTCAAGCCGTTAAAAGCGCCCATATACTCCAAACGGTCCAGCGGGTGCGTCTCATTGCCTTCCTTGATCGGTGTATGTGTAGTGAACACAACCTCTTCCCGGGTAGCTTTCCAGGCTTCTTCAAAGGAGCTGCCGCCGGACATTTCTCACGGATCAGCTCAATGGCTGCCAGTGCCGCATGCCCTTCGTTGAAGTGGTAGACGTCGATCGGAATCTGCAGCGCACGCATGGCTTTGACCCCGCCAATCCCAAGTACAATCTCCTGCGCAATCCGCTCTTCCCCAAACCAGCCGTACAGCTGGCCTGTAATCCAGGCATCGCCATTCTCGGGAATATCCGTATCGAGCAGATACAGGGGGTTGTTGCCGAAACGGTCGGTTTTCCATACTTTGCAGACCACATCAATCTTGCGGACCTTCACGGTAACCTTCACTCCAGTGTCCTCAAGGAAATCATAGACATGATTGTGATAGGAGTCGTAAGGATTGCCGGCCGCATCGATCTTCTGATCCGTATAACCCTGCTTCCATTTGAGGCCGATGGGGATGATCGGAGCCTGTATATCCCTAGCTCCCTTGATATAGTCTCCGGCCAGGATGCCCAGGCCACCGGCGTACATTTTGAAGTCGGAGCTCAGTCCGTACTCCATGCTGAAATAAGCTACTGACGGTAATTGCTTTTCGTTCACTTGATAAGCCTCCTAAATAATAATTAGAATAAAATCTGGCATAACTGCAGGCTTGATCTAAGGTGCAAACGTTTGCTCAAATAACCAAAAAACTTTGTGGAATCGATTGCACACCTATTTTAGCACATTTCCAGAAAAATGCATATCGAACTTTGTAAACCGGATAATCTGCTAATGAAAAGTAATTCATAAGGCATGGGGGCTTTGTGAAATAGTTCCCCTTGGCTAGTGCTAGAGTAGCGTTGCAATTTCCGGCCCGAGCTGATTTTACCAAAAGTCCTTTTTCCCTCATAAAGTTGGAGCTGGCAGCCGAAATAAATGATGAAATACACTACAACACAGGGGGAACCGAACAGATGAAAAAAATCCTTAGTATCCTTGCAAGCTGTTTCCTGGCCATTAGCGTAATGTCGGGAGCGGCACTGGCAAAATCCGAAAACAGTAACGGAAAAGGCAACAGCAATGGCAAAGGCAAAGCAGAAGCTGCAACTGAAGCTGCAGCTGGAGTGCCGGCTAATGGATCAACGGCAGCAGACAAGGACAAGGAGAAAGACAAGGACAAGGACAAAGAGCAAAGCAAAGAAGTGAATAAAGAAAGCGTAACTACGGCTACTTATGCTACATATGGAGACAAGGGTCACAATGGATACAAGGGACTTCTGCATGCGATCGAAAATGTGAAGGATAAGCCGGCAGGGGCAGTTATCGCCGAGCTTTTGTTAACCCGGTACAACACTGAACTGACACCAGAAATGAAGACTGAGCTGGAAGCGATTAAAGATAAGGATGCTGCGTTGACGGCGCTTGCGGAGATGCTGAATCAAAAGGGAAGCGTAACCGATGCGGTGTACGTACAGAAAGAAGCCATTTTGGCTAATG encodes the following:
- the glgP gene encoding alpha-glucan family phosphorylase, translated to MFTTHTPIKEGNETHPLDRLEYMGAFNGLTRAQMERIGGDPFNMTVAGLRLSRISNAVAQLHADTANKMWKEVAGRSEIIGITNAIHTPTWVDKRMTRAFEEGGDLWATHKEIKGELISFIEERSGISLNADNLLIGFSRRAAPYKRSDLIFSQPEIIEPYLESGRIQIVFSGKAHPLDDTGKKIVSNLVAMMKKYPKSVVFLENYDMTIGAMLTRGSDIWLNNPRRPLEASGTSGMKAAMNGVLNCSILDGWWPEACIDGENGWQIGDGFETTDFAVLDKHDSDALYDTLLNRVLPTFYENKNKWVQMMHKSIETTRTEFASKRMLEEYYNRMYIKG
- the glgP gene encoding alpha-glucan family phosphorylase; translation: MNEKQLPSVAYFSMEYGLSSDFKMYAGGLGILAGDYIKGARDIQAPIIPIGLKWKQGYTDQKIDAAGNPYDSYHNHVYDFLEDTGVKVTVKVRKIDVVCKVWKTDRFGNNPLYLLDTDIPENGDAWITGQLYGWFGEERIAQEIVLGIGGVKAMRALQIPIDVYHFNEGHAALAAIELIREKCPAAAPLKKPGKLPGKRLCSLHIHRSRKAMRRTRWTVWSIWALLTA
- a CDS encoding stalk domain-containing protein, whose protein sequence is MKKILSILASCFLAISVMSGAALAKSENSNGKGNSNGKGKAEAATEAAAGVPANGSTAADKDKEKDKDKDKEQSKEVNKESVTTATYATYGDKGHNGYKGLLHAIENVKDKPAGAVIAELLLTRYNTELTPEMKTELEAIKDKDAALTALAEMLNQKGSVTDAVYVQKEAILANVKNLNSYKKLGKLYAQTGKKGIKLYVNGEESTSGVAPVQNGGSTLVPFKAIAESLKAEVVWNPQERSVTMTREGTEVKLFIDKKTAYVNGQAVSLQVAPAIVKGNTVVPARFVSEALKATVKWEPESQSVVIYEE